The sequence GTGGCGAAGAACCCATCAAGGAGCAACTTTTGCTTACCCGTTATAATCCCGGTCGTGTCACCCATGGTGATATGCTGAGTATGGAAGACGTACTGGAAATTCTATGTATCCCACTTATTGGTGTGATCCCTGAAGATCAATCCGTTCTACGTTCTTCTAACCAAGGAGAACCTGTTATTCTTGATCCTAAATCCGATGCAGGCAAAGCATACAGTGACTGTGTTGACCGAATTTTAGGTAAAAACCGCCCTATTCGTTTTATTGAAGAAGAAAAAAAAGGCTTCTTAAAGCGCTTGTTTGGAGGATAGAACATGGCCTTATTAGATTTTTTCCTGTCGAAAAAAAAATCAACGGCCAATATTGCCAAGGAAAGGCTACAAATTATTGTTGCCGAACGCCGACGTAATGACAGTGGACCGGCTTACCTACCTGCAATGAAACGTGATATTTTAAAGGTTATCTGCAAATATGTCCAAATTGATCCGGAAATGCTCACGGTACAATTTGAGCAAAAAGATGATGATATCTCGGTTTTAGAGTTAAATGTAACTTTACCGGAAATGGACGAAAAAACAAAATAGCCAGTTTTTAACACCAAAGTGCCCATCAATAGTGATGGGCTAATGCGATAAGAATTAATATTAATATGCAGTTTTGTTATTAAATATGATCCAATATCTAAAGTAATTTTGCCAACTTGGCTTGATTCGGGGGAGATAAATATATCATTGGTCATTAGAAGCATTATTCCCATTATAAGATGATAGGGAATAAATTTTAGAGCCATTTAAATGAATTATTTTAATACCGTAAATGTTTTATAATAATTGATTAAATTCTATCTAATTAATTAAAATAACTATCGACATTTTTTATATTCAATGTAAAATCGCCCATTTTGTTTGTTTTCTATTAGATTATGATCCATATAATATAGATCATCAAAGGTATTAGTAAAAATATTTCCTGTATTAATATAACTAGAATCTTTTGAGCCATAAACATCAAAATAGAATAATCCCTTATTATTGATTGTACCATGATTATTAAATGAACCCATAGATATGTACATACTTATGTTTTTTGCATTAATAACACTGTTTTCTTGATTATTAAATTCAGCACCTTTGAAAGAATATATAAATGGGACATAGTGACCAAAGTTGACATGCGCCATTTTATCATCAATATTGTTATAATCAATTGCAAGTGGCATATTACTAATTCTATAAACTATTTTTATCAGCCATTAAGCTAGTTTTACTGACAGTAGTATACTTACTTGCCACAATATTAACCGTATCAACATTAGTAAGAGGTATATTACCTGAAAAAGTCACCGCTTTATTTTTCGCTGGACTGATGATCGCATTATTTTCATTATTATAAGCAATATTACCGGCCAGTAAGGTTAAATTATTTGTGCGAGTAAATCCACAGGCCGAACATTCAATGCCATTAGGATTAGCAACAATAAGCACTGCTTTTTTGCCTAATATGCCCAATTTACCCGCAAGCTTGCTAGCCTTAGTATCATTCACCTCGGTAATAATCACTGAGGCAGGATTAGCTAAGTTGAGATTATTCAAATAAACGCCTAATTCACCAATATCCATTTGTTTAAATACCGTATGTGATATCCTTTTATCATTAGCCTTATTAATATTAATAACGGGTTTATAGCCATTACGTTTATTCGGTGCCAGGTTATTTATTTCACTATAGACTTCATAACTAATAATACTTGCTGTCAAATTTTTCTTATTATCTTTATCAATAATAATATTAGTTCCCAACTTATTATGATATTCATTAGTCCCCTTTAATCGTCGATCTTCAGTATTTACTTGCTGTGGTGGAAAAGATATATCATTAGCATAACCAGAAAAAGATGAGGTTATAAGCGATAAAAATATTAATTTCCTTTTCATTTTATTCTCCTTAATAAAATAATATTGTTTTTAACAATAACAATTAGATCACTTTAATTAAAAAGAAAGAAGATACATATAAAATATATCTTAAAATAAATGACTTTAAATAGATAAGGCATAACCATGCTATAATTTATTCTAAGCCAGAATAAATTAACTAAGGATATAGTTCTAATAACTTTTTTAAAGGATTATTCAGCAGCTGTCCACGCCATCCAGCAAGCAGATCTGGTGTATTATGGCTCTTTTTTAATCCCCAATGAACGGCCAATAACTGATTAATTTGACGCCGTGAGGCTAACAACTCACTATTCAATTTTTGTTGCTCACCAACTTGTTTGGTTAATTCTTTAATGGCCTTAAACGCTTCTCGATATTTAGGGTGATCGATAAGATGATAAAGTGGCGCTGGACACGCTTTTTCTTCCAGGTCATAACACTTGCTAACGATTCGCAATAGTTCCTGCCCATGACAACGGATCTCCTGTCCAGTTAACCCTATTGTCTGTAGTTCCGCTGAAGAATTAGGTAAGTAACGCGCTATTTTCCACAGATGCTCTTCTCTAACAACAAAATTAACCGCCAAATCACGTCGACGAGCCTGGTTAAGCCGCCAGGCAGCTAATTGTTTAAGACAGGCCAGCTGTTGAGCGCGCAGTTGCCAACTATTTTTGATACTTTTATATGCATCTTCCGGGGTTAATATCTCTTGCCGACGTAGTAAAATACGCTGGCATTCATCAGTTGCAGCCGGTAGATAACCTAATGTGTCAATAAGCTGTTGTAGTTTTTCAGCTAAAGGTAATAAAAAAAACACATCAGCGGCCGCATATTGACACTGTTTATCACTCAATGGCCGAACAAGCCAGTCTGTCC is a genomic window of Arsenophonus apicola containing:
- the rnd gene encoding ribonuclease D translates to MNYQLITTDAQLKEVCQAASKANKIALDTEFVRVKTYYPQLGLIQLYDGEQVSLIDPIAITNLDPFKNLLTDGKVTKILHAGSEDIEVFFHHLACVPQPMLDTQIMAAFVGHPISTGFASLVNEYLTIALDKSESRTDWLVRPLSDKQCQYAAADVFFLLPLAEKLQQLIDTLGYLPAATDECQRILLRRQEILTPEDAYKSIKNSWQLRAQQLACLKQLAAWRLNQARRRDLAVNFVVREEHLWKIARYLPNSSAELQTIGLTGQEIRCHGQELLRIVSKCYDLEEKACPAPLYHLIDHPKYREAFKAIKELTKQVGEQQKLNSELLASRRQINQLLAVHWGLKKSHNTPDLLAGWRGQLLNNPLKKLLELYP
- a CDS encoding two-partner secretion domain-containing protein, which encodes MKRKLIFLSLITSSFSGYANDISFPPQQVNTEDRRLKGTNEYHNKLGTNIIIDKDNKKNLTASIISYEVYSEINNLAPNKRNGYKPVININKANDKRISHTVFKQMDIGELGVYLNNLNLANPASVIITEVNDTKASKLAGKLGILGKKAVLIVANPNGIECSACGFTRTNNLTLLAGNIAYNNENNAIISPAKNKAVTFSGNIPLTNVDTVNIVASKYTTVSKTSLMADKNSL
- the minE gene encoding cell division topological specificity factor MinE; its protein translation is MALLDFFLSKKKSTANIAKERLQIIVAERRRNDSGPAYLPAMKRDILKVICKYVQIDPEMLTVQFEQKDDDISVLELNVTLPEMDEKTK